A window of Acidobacteriota bacterium genomic DNA:
AGGGCGACGCCCTTCTTCTTGACATTCATCGCCATCACCTTACCATCACTGTGACTTTCGGACAACAGATATTTCGTCTCGGATGGACATCGGACATCGGACATCGGACTTCGGACATCGGACCTTGGATCCAGGTGCTGGGTCCTGGTTCCCGGCTCCCATTCCATTTCCCAGAACCCAGGACCCAGTTCCCGGGTTCCTGATCCCATCGACCGCACAATCAAACTCATCTCGAATTACCCAATAAGAAATAAGCAACCACCAATAATCCAAAATCATCGATGACCAATGAAAAATGATCCATGAATACGTGCCCAACATCTTATTTGACTAAGAGTCGGGAATCCCAATACCATCACTCCTATCTCTTATTTCTAAACTGCTTACCGTTCGCTGTTCACTGTTCACTCCCCTTCTCCCATAGCCGTTTTCTACCACTTGTGGTATATTGGTTTCAAATTTCTGAACGCAATTATCAGGCAGGGGATATGCGCAGACTCTACCGCAAGTTCAAGAACCGCTATTACACGGCGTTTCTGATCGTCCGGCTGCTGGTGCCGGTGTTCCTGACCGTGCTGCTGCTGCTGCTGCTGATCAGTGCCGGCGTGCTCACCGACATTGTCCACCCCACCCACAGCCTGGAGGTGATCTACCCGTCCGACTACCACATGTACGCGGTGGACTTCACATGGGGCGGCGCCGGGGATGACGTCCTGCAGGGCTGGTACGTCCGCGGCAGCAACCAGTCGCCGCTCATCATCCTGTGCCACGGCTACGACACGAACCGGACCGAAGTCCTGAGCCTGGCTTCCCGTCTGCGAGACTACGGCTACAACATTTTCGTTTACAACCTGCGCGGGCACGGGGTGTCCGGCCAAGCGGTGTCGTCGCTGGGGCTCGAGGAAGTCGAGGATCTGCACAAGGCGGTCGAGAAACTCGTCCAGCACCCCGAGGTGGATTTCAACCGCATCGGCATCTACGGCTCCTCGCTGGGCGCCTTCGTCGCGCTCAAGGCCAGCAAGGGCAACCCCCACATGCGCGTACTCGTCCTGGATTCGGTGTACCCCAACATCGAGACGTTCATCTCGATGAAGGTGGAGGACATCGTCGGATTCCGCACCTCACTCCTGTCCTTCTTCGTCCGCATGCTGTACCGGTTGTACTTCCGGGCGCCGGCCGATCTCGTCTCCGCCGAAATCACGCCCGAGGATTACAGCGGCAAGAGCATCCTGTTCATCACCGGCAAGGACAAGGCCAGCGCTGTCCTGGCCAAGGAGACCCGCCGGCTGTACACCAACTTCAAGTGCCGGAAGGAGATTCTCAACCTGGCCAACTCGAGAGAGTCGCTCCTGTTCGGCGAAGAGAAGCACCGCTACGACCAGTTCGTGCTCGACTACTTCCGGAAGGAATTGCCGCTGATGGAAGAATCGGTGAAAATCGACTTGGGAAAATCCCCCCAGTGATTTAAAATACCTCTTTTTGCGGTCACGTTCTTCACAACGGATCTCCATGCATGCATCGAATCGAATGCCTGAAAGTTTCCGGCTTTAAATCGTTCCGCACGTCGGTCTCCACCGAGTTCCCCGGCGCGGTCAACGCCATCGTCGGCCCCAACGGATGCGGCAAGAGCAACATCTGCGACGCCTTCCTCTGGGTTCTCGGCGAGCAGAGCGCCCGCGTACTCCGCGGCAACCGGATGGAAGACGTCATCTTCAACGGGACCCAGCGCTACGGTCCCCTCGGGATGGCCGACGTCACGCTGCGCCTCAAATACATCCCCTCGCCGGGTGACGATGAGCAGGCCCTCATGAAAGAGGACATCGAGATCACCCGGCGCCTGTACCGGGACGGCGCCAGCGAATACTACCTCAACGGCAAGCGGTGCCGTCTCCTCGACATCCAGGAAGCCTTCGAGGGCACCGGCCTCGGCTTCACCTCCTACGCCATCATCGAGCAGGGGCGCATCCAGAACCTGCTGGCCTCCAAACCGCTGGAGAAGCGCGCCCTGATCGAGGAGGTGGCACGCATCGTCTCCTTCAAGCACCGCAAGAAGTCGGCCCTGGTCAAGCTGGAGCTGGCCCAGAACAACCTGTTGCGCATCCGGGACATCATCGCCGAGATCGAGCGCAACCTGAAGTCACTCAAGCTCCAGGTCCAGCGGGCCAAGCGCTACCGCCACCTCCGCGACAAGATGCGCGCTTATCTCCGCGTCCGCTACTTCCTGCTGGGACGGGAGCTTCTGGCGCGGCTCGATCAGAACCAGCAGGAACTCGGCGAACTGGACGCGGCTGCCCGCGCCGTGGAGGCCGACCTGCAAGAGTGGATCCAGCGGCTGGCCCGCGAGCGCTCCGACCTCGAGGGGAGCGAGAAGCGGCTCCAGGAGCATCGCGACCGGCTGGCCGGTCTGGAGCTGCACCTGCAGCGGATCGCCACGTCGTCCGACTTCCTGCGCAAGGAGCGGCAGGACCTGACCGCCCGCCTGGACGGGATTCGGCAGGAGCGCGAGCAGCTCGAGGAGCGCCGGCGAGAATGGCAGGCGCGCCAGGCCGAGCTGGACCGCCAGGCGGAGACGCTCGACGCGCGGCTCCAGGAAGCCAAGGGCCGCAACGATGCGGTGGAGCAGGAATACACCGAGGGGAGCGATCTCCTGGCCCGCCAGGAGAAGGCGATGGAGGACCTGCGCGGCCTCGTGTTCGAGGAGGCGGGGCAGGTGTCGCGCTGGCGGAATCAGGAGATCCAGCTCCTGGAGCAGGACAAGTACACCCAGCGCCAGCTCGCCCACAAGGAGGAGGAGCTGGCGGTGCACGGCGCCGCGCGCGAGCGACTGGCCCGGTCGGCCGACGGCAAGGCGGCCGTGCTCGAAGAGCTGCGCGGCGCCATTGCCGCGCTGGAGGACGAACGGGAGCGCCTCAACGCCGACAGCGAGGCCGGCCAGGAGCAGCAGGCCGCCCTCCAGGCCCGGGTGGCCGAACTGGAGAAGGAGGTCAGCGCCCAGACCCACCGCCTGCGCTCCATTGAGGAGCTGGAGCAGCGCAACGAGTTCTACTCGGACGCGCTCAAGCAGGTCCTCCCCGCCTGCTCCGGGCACGCCGCCTTCCGCGGCACCCTGGCGGACTTTCTGGAGGCGGGGCCGGAGTTCCACCCGGTGGTGGAGAGCTTCCTGCGTGCCGAGCTCGAGACCGTGATCGTGGACGCCCCCGAACTCCTGGAGCAGGGCATCGAGCTGCTGGGTCGGAAGCGCTCCGGACTGTGCCATTTTCTGCTAACGGGTTTTCCGCCGGCGGCCGAACCGCCGAACGCCGGCGACCTCACCGGGCGCCCGGGGGTGATGGGTCGGCTGCTGGACGAGTTCCAGCTGGACAACGCCGGTCGCGACTACCTGCTCCGGATCGCGCCGGGCATCGGCAACGTCTGGCTGGTGGCCGACTGGCGCACCGCCGTGGACACCGCCCGGGCCCACCCCGGCGCCGTCTGCCTGGCGCTGGACGGCGTCGCCGTGAGCGCCGCCGGCCGCGTGTCGGTGCTGGGCGCGGAGGTGGGCAAGGGCATCCTCGGCTACCGCCACGAGCGCAAGACCATCACCCGCACGCTGCAGACCGCGGAGGCCGACCTCCAGGCGCAGCAGGCCGAGCTGCAGGCGACCACCCAGCGGCTGGCCGGCCTGGAGAGCCGCCTCGAGGACCTGGACGCCGAGCTGCAGGAGCGGCGCCTGGTCCGGGTCCGCGAGGAGGAGGAGCTGCGCAGCCAGCGGGAGGAACTCCAGCGCCACGAACAGCTCCTGCGCGCGGCCGCCCTGGAGCGCGACAACCTGAACCAGGAGCGCGCGGGCATCCAGGCCGAGCTCGGCGGCATCCAGGGGCGCATCGCGGAGCTGGAACAGAACCGCCAGGCGCGGCAGCACGAGTTCGAGGCGTGCCGGCAGGAGATCGCCCGGCTCAAGGACGTCACCGCCGAGCTCAACCGCCGGTGGTCCGAGGCGC
This region includes:
- the smc gene encoding chromosome segregation protein SMC, giving the protein MHRIECLKVSGFKSFRTSVSTEFPGAVNAIVGPNGCGKSNICDAFLWVLGEQSARVLRGNRMEDVIFNGTQRYGPLGMADVTLRLKYIPSPGDDEQALMKEDIEITRRLYRDGASEYYLNGKRCRLLDIQEAFEGTGLGFTSYAIIEQGRIQNLLASKPLEKRALIEEVARIVSFKHRKKSALVKLELAQNNLLRIRDIIAEIERNLKSLKLQVQRAKRYRHLRDKMRAYLRVRYFLLGRELLARLDQNQQELGELDAAARAVEADLQEWIQRLARERSDLEGSEKRLQEHRDRLAGLELHLQRIATSSDFLRKERQDLTARLDGIRQEREQLEERRREWQARQAELDRQAETLDARLQEAKGRNDAVEQEYTEGSDLLARQEKAMEDLRGLVFEEAGQVSRWRNQEIQLLEQDKYTQRQLAHKEEELAVHGAARERLARSADGKAAVLEELRGAIAALEDERERLNADSEAGQEQQAALQARVAELEKEVSAQTHRLRSIEELEQRNEFYSDALKQVLPACSGHAAFRGTLADFLEAGPEFHPVVESFLRAELETVIVDAPELLEQGIELLGRKRSGLCHFLLTGFPPAAEPPNAGDLTGRPGVMGRLLDEFQLDNAGRDYLLRIAPGIGNVWLVADWRTAVDTARAHPGAVCLALDGVAVSAAGRVSVLGAEVGKGILGYRHERKTITRTLQTAEADLQAQQAELQATTQRLAGLESRLEDLDAELQERRLVRVREEEELRSQREELQRHEQLLRAAALERDNLNQERAGIQAELGGIQGRIAELEQNRQARQHEFEACRQEIARLKDVTAELNRRWSEARVEYAAAREQLNAARAELERNRQLLADNENRGTQLDAETAQIGDRQAEIGRELEAFEQRHQEAVRDLDALKAEIERQREAIEANRRQLAATEGEVELRRLSLDEQREKRNQSVIQKTQLEGEIAHLEEGCVLEFHQPLRALIAEGVADTEELDAESAQQKYLDYRDKAERMGSVNLLAVEEYEREEERLTFHRTQETDIADSILNTQKGIEEIDRRSARLFKETFEAVNINFQEMFTRLFGGGHCELRLVDEENLLESGVDIVASPPGKKLQNILLLSGGEKALTALALMLAIFKYRPSPFCLMDEVDAPLDESNIDRFVSLVQQFSAQTQYVLITHNKRTMEIAETIYGITMEEAGVSKVISVQLKDVEKVLA
- a CDS encoding acetylxylan esterase, whose product is MRRLYRKFKNRYYTAFLIVRLLVPVFLTVLLLLLLISAGVLTDIVHPTHSLEVIYPSDYHMYAVDFTWGGAGDDVLQGWYVRGSNQSPLIILCHGYDTNRTEVLSLASRLRDYGYNIFVYNLRGHGVSGQAVSSLGLEEVEDLHKAVEKLVQHPEVDFNRIGIYGSSLGAFVALKASKGNPHMRVLVLDSVYPNIETFISMKVEDIVGFRTSLLSFFVRMLYRLYFRAPADLVSAEITPEDYSGKSILFITGKDKASAVLAKETRRLYTNFKCRKEILNLANSRESLLFGEEKHRYDQFVLDYFRKELPLMEESVKIDLGKSPQ